One window of Spirochaetota bacterium genomic DNA carries:
- a CDS encoding DUF2283 domain-containing protein, whose product MEKIKVYYDKEGNTLIVWFGDSAKEYICEETGDEVILMKDKNGRVLGFEKLNYLPNPPAERNIVFETATV is encoded by the coding sequence ATGGAAAAAATAAAAGTATATTATGATAAGGAAGGCAACACCCTTATCGTATGGTTCGGCGATTCGGCCAAAGAATACATCTGCGAGGAGACCGGGGACGAGGTCATCCTCATGAAGGATAAAAACGGCCGCGTCCTGGGATTTGAAAAACTGAATTATCTTCCGAATCCCCCCGCCGAGAGGAATATCGTGTTTGAAACAGCAACGGTTTAG
- a CDS encoding MFS transporter, translating to MSVFNETIPPGSGGKCMDQSARVEVTPYRWVVLAVYMLITALSQIMWMTFAPIARDAAAVYTAGNVDQIDYLAMLAMFSWLPFAVPAAWCIDTYGLKRGAGIGVILIGVCGFMRIFAPNYTWLLVSMIGCAVAQPFVLNAFTKLAANWFPEKEEALASGLLTMSMFVGFTTVMFGTDFIMAHYRALGTVQEGIRVILYAYGIPALVAMILFIFLFKEKPEFPPNAYANEKKVSMTVGLKALFGNRDFLILLALFFIGLGAFNGILTEIDNIFKDRPLDIESTLAPGIVGGLMVIGGMFGAVILSALSDRYRTRKIFLIAAVSAAIPMTILIQTLSSIVALGACGFVFGFFLVPALPVGLTFAVEKTHPVPEATSNGILMLSGQISGIPIVIFFNMKMITVLFCIGLVLAFFLTEGKGEKAKGQ from the coding sequence ATGAGCGTTTTCAATGAAACGATTCCGCCGGGATCAGGAGGCAAATGTATGGATCAAAGCGCGCGTGTGGAAGTGACCCCCTATCGGTGGGTGGTGCTGGCCGTTTACATGCTCATAACCGCGTTGTCCCAGATAATGTGGATGACGTTCGCCCCCATAGCACGCGACGCAGCGGCCGTCTATACCGCGGGGAATGTCGATCAGATCGATTACCTGGCCATGCTCGCCATGTTTTCGTGGCTTCCGTTCGCGGTCCCCGCGGCCTGGTGTATCGATACCTACGGATTGAAGCGCGGGGCGGGGATCGGCGTTATTCTGATAGGCGTATGCGGGTTCATGCGTATTTTCGCGCCCAATTACACGTGGCTCCTGGTGTCCATGATCGGATGCGCCGTCGCTCAGCCGTTCGTGCTCAACGCATTCACCAAGCTCGCGGCGAACTGGTTCCCGGAAAAAGAGGAGGCGCTCGCGTCCGGCCTGCTGACCATGTCGATGTTTGTCGGGTTCACCACGGTCATGTTCGGCACCGACTTCATCATGGCGCATTACCGCGCGCTGGGCACCGTGCAGGAGGGCATCCGGGTCATCCTCTACGCGTACGGGATTCCCGCGCTCGTCGCGATGATCCTGTTCATCTTCCTGTTCAAGGAGAAGCCGGAATTTCCCCCCAATGCCTACGCGAACGAGAAGAAGGTTTCCATGACCGTGGGCCTCAAGGCGCTCTTCGGGAACAGGGACTTCCTGATTCTCCTCGCGCTGTTCTTTATCGGCCTTGGCGCCTTTAACGGCATATTGACCGAGATCGACAACATTTTCAAGGACAGGCCGCTCGATATCGAATCGACGCTCGCGCCGGGAATAGTCGGGGGGCTCATGGTGATCGGCGGCATGTTCGGCGCGGTGATCTTGTCCGCGCTCTCCGACAGGTACCGCACGCGGAAGATATTCCTGATCGCCGCGGTATCGGCGGCAATACCCATGACCATCCTGATACAGACGCTCTCATCCATCGTGGCGCTGGGTGCGTGCGGGTTCGTGTTCGGATTTTTCCTCGTGCCCGCGCTGCCGGTGGGGCTCACCTTCGCGGTCGAAAAGACCCACCCGGTCCCGGAAGCGACTTCAAACGGGATACTCATGCTGAGCGGGCAGATAAGCGGGATTCCGATCGTGATCTTTTTCAACATGAAAATGATCACAGTGCTTTTTTGTATCGGACTGGTGCTTGCGTTTTTCCTGACTGAGGGGAAGGGGGAGAAGGCTAAGGGTCAGTGA
- a CDS encoding class I SAM-dependent methyltransferase encodes MKMRVILILVIILAAALGLFYFLGGRDWIESVSLNYTMETDSRLKKLKVDQVIRTLDLKPGQKVADIGAGTGLFTWPMARITAPQGIVYAVDINQFVLDDLGKKAAALKAGNVRVVKAQSDDPLIPEPVDLIFSCGTIHYIEDQAAYFTTLRKYLKPGGRIAIIDLQKSHPTVGHRIHYTPEEQDTWLARAGFTRTARYDFLEDFYFVEYQVKR; translated from the coding sequence ATGAAAATGCGCGTTATTCTCATCCTGGTAATAATCCTGGCCGCGGCGCTGGGGCTCTTTTACTTCCTGGGCGGCCGTGACTGGATCGAGTCCGTGTCGTTGAATTACACGATGGAAACGGACTCCCGGTTAAAGAAGCTGAAAGTCGACCAAGTGATCCGGACCCTGGACCTGAAACCCGGCCAGAAGGTGGCGGATATCGGCGCCGGGACCGGCCTGTTCACCTGGCCCATGGCCCGGATAACCGCGCCGCAGGGGATCGTGTACGCGGTCGATATCAACCAGTTCGTCCTGGATGACCTGGGAAAAAAAGCAGCCGCGCTGAAAGCCGGGAATGTGCGTGTTGTAAAGGCCCAATCGGACGATCCGCTCATACCCGAGCCGGTGGACCTCATCTTCAGTTGTGGGACGATACACTATATAGAAGACCAGGCCGCCTATTTTACAACGCTGCGCAAGTACCTTAAACCGGGCGGACGAATCGCGATCATCGATCTGCAAAAAAGTCACCCGACGGTGGGACACCGCATCCATTACACCCCGGAAGAACAGGACACATGGCTTGCACGCGCCGGTTTCACCCGCACTGCACGATACGACTTCCTGGAAGATTTTTATTTCGTCGAGTACCAGGTGAAGCGATAA
- a CDS encoding ion transporter, with protein MLQSAKKAIHRVIEASTGKDIRGNAFDLFLIILIVLNVVAVTLETVKSLHDVFCPFFRTFEIISVIIFSIEYLLRLWSCTETIKYKHPIKGRLLFAISPMGLIDLFAILPFYLPMVFIFDLRMLRAIRLLRILRLLKIGRYSKSLRLLGDVFKSKKPDLAIALLILLLLLVFSSSIMYYVEHETQPDNFSSIPYAMWWSVATLTTVGYGDVFPTTIIGKLFGAIISILGIGFFALPTGILASGLIEQIQKRDMKSNNDDKKYCPHCGNQL; from the coding sequence ATGTTACAGTCCGCAAAAAAAGCTATTCATCGTGTAATTGAGGCATCAACTGGAAAAGACATCCGAGGCAACGCATTTGATTTATTCCTGATTATATTAATTGTCTTAAATGTAGTAGCGGTCACTCTTGAGACCGTTAAATCATTACATGATGTCTTTTGTCCATTCTTTAGAACGTTTGAAATAATATCTGTAATAATTTTTAGTATAGAATATTTACTGCGTCTGTGGTCATGCACTGAAACCATAAAGTATAAACATCCAATAAAAGGCAGGTTGTTATTCGCCATATCCCCAATGGGTTTGATCGATCTTTTTGCGATATTGCCTTTCTATTTGCCAATGGTATTTATATTTGATTTAAGAATGTTACGCGCAATTCGTCTGTTAAGAATATTAAGATTGTTAAAAATCGGCAGATATTCAAAATCATTAAGATTATTAGGTGATGTCTTCAAGTCTAAAAAACCGGATTTAGCGATAGCACTTCTAATTTTGTTGCTACTATTAGTTTTTTCATCAAGCATAATGTACTATGTCGAGCATGAAACCCAGCCGGATAATTTTTCCAGTATACCTTATGCGATGTGGTGGTCGGTGGCAACACTGACTACTGTCGGCTATGGAGATGTTTTTCCCACAACAATTATAGGTAAACTATTCGGTGCAATAATATCGATACTGGGGATTGGATTCTTTGCATTGCCTACGGGAATATTGGCCTCCGGATTGATTGAGCAAATTCAAAAGAGAGATATGAAAAGCAATAATGATGATAAAAAATACTGTCCTCATTGCGGAAACCAGCTTTGA